One Gossypium arboreum isolate Shixiya-1 chromosome 13, ASM2569848v2, whole genome shotgun sequence genomic window, TTAGAGGAAGCGGCTTACACTCAAACcaataaaccctaaaaccctaaagaCAAAGGTGAACTAAAGATTCATAAATGAAATGACTCTACGATGAAGAAGAGGATTTCATATATTTTACAGATCAAATAAGCAAAATAAAAATCTGCAGTTCATGCTTTGAAGGAAATAAGTATCAtagtgcatggttattcaatttattttagagctccaaataaaaaaaaaatacccaACAACAGAACATATCAAAAAACAAACTAATGCAAACTACTACAAaaacaataattattattaaGGAACAAAAGGGGCAAACCTGGAAGTGGGAAGGGAAAGAATAAAGTTGTGAAAAGGGTTAATAGCGAGATTTCAAAAATCTTTTTCTAAAGGGTTCTGGTTCTCCGTCACCATCTTCAGTTGGCGTTGGTATGCGGTGAAACGGCAGAGAAGCGGGTGGGAGTGTTTTTCTGGCCTGCCTTTAACCAAATCtaaaaaagaattaagaaaaaattgaaaaaaattggaCTGATGACAACGGTAACATTTATGGTAATTAAAACTTTCTTTAAATCACTAATGTCTTTTGgggaaattaaagaaaagaaaaagaaatattagaaaaaaataaagcgAAATAGGATTTATTTCTCCAaataaatatatgcatatattttacattttaatatttatagaaTTAAAGGATTTATTTAATatcaatttttaatatattttaaaactaattAGGATTAAGTAGAGTTTTTCTATTACTTCAATAAAATTAAGTACGATTTTTACGCATTTCAaactaaaaattgtaaatattattatgacccatatatttttaatttaagtaCTTTAGAATTTTCtaataattcataaataattttattattagaaaatttaataaaatatatatttaaaaatataaaagagaatatAACTTAAAATTTTGAACTATAAAGATAAATGAATATAATTATCTATTTAAAAAAAGTGATTTAAATttactatttataaattttaaattaagttatattatttaattgatgATTAAAATTACCTACATATTAAATTAGATTAAACTTGATAAATAGATAATATTTTCCTTAAAGTAGACTTAACCTTTCAATTtttaaatctatttttatataatataaaatttataaaaataaataaataatatatttattaattaaataaaattagagCTAATTCAATAACTTTTTATTGCAAAAAGCTATGACTCTTaactatcaaaataaaaatagttaCCAGATTAATTCTTTTtgcataaataaaaacaataaaataaaaattcaaagtaGAGTGAgcatactattattattatttttgttaataaATTTGATCAAAAAATTGTTAAGGAAACTCCTCTACTAttttttatcttgaaaatatcaTAACAAGATTTgacttttggaaaaattatattcaATTTTTATAGATTGAAGATACaatctttttttaaatattactatCATAATGTGCTTAAACCCAGATAAAATTAAGCCTATTTTTCCAGAGTTTTATTTTGCTCAAGTCCTGgtgattttatttgtttttgcaTTTTAATAACAACCCAATACTCTTCttcaaaaaaaaccctaaaaccaACGGTGAGATATACTTCGAATGGGCTATAACCAGGCCGGGATATCCATTTATGGGATATTCCCAAACTTAGATATCTCGGAAATGGCATATTCCTACCTAGAATAAGAGTGACAGGTAGTTCGATTCATGGAGATATTCCTCATCATATTTACTCTCCCTCCCGaaataataagataaataaaatacTCAAATAGCTATCCTAGTTTGAATGAATATACAACAAAATTTAATACATTAATAATCAAAAGCTAAGGTTGAGACGGGctcaacccaaaaataaaattttgaaaaaactcAAACCCgtgcatattaaattttttatattattttttatatataatttttttaaaaaccccAAATCGGGATAGATCCAAGCCGGGATAGCAACAAATTGGTGTAGCCCCGTATCGGGATATCCCTGCCAAGAATAAGTACAAGAAGTGGCCGGTCCAAATAAGAAAAAAAGCTAAACCAGACAGTAAAACTACCAAACCAGACACTAATACTTGTGAATCGAGATAGCATAGAAGTGAGATATACCCGGAGTAGGCTATTCACTTTAAAGATTACAACTCAATTTCCCTTCTATAAGACTAACACAGACAAATATAATTCTATCTTTAaccaaaatcaaagtattttcaccacatgcatatatcaataatcacgcaAAACTTCCCATGCACCTGATATACAGAGATACCATGGTTCTACCTAAAACTTCCAATCAAAATCCATTTGCAAATCATACCCAACAGAACTAGGACAATACCaactattttaaagaaaatataccCAATACTTACTGACTAATGCAAGCACCTAGCAGTATGAAAAAGAAAACATATATTCATACACGAATCATGACAATCTCCACCGTTTATGATCATGAAACCCAAATCGACAAAAACACCTGCAATTAGCAAGTAGGTTGAAATTCTTCAATTCTTATCAATATCAACAAGCATCCCAATtagatgattattattattattattattagtattttaaTATTGAAGTACAGACTTTTTCAGAAATCTAAGAAACAGAATATCACAACTCACAACAAATTAAATAGACATGCTATCCAGAAAAACTACCAAATAAACTCTCGGCAGTGGCCATGTACCATATATCTAGATCTAGCTACCATTTTGAAACCAATGGCCATGTCTGAAAATTGCTTATTGAAAAAGAAATAAGTTCATGCCTGAAAAAGGGTGCCATGCCTTGTCCAATGTTCCTGGATGTCGGAATTCAATAAATTACTAAATTTGCAAGAAGCAAGATACAACCCCATGCTATTGTGATTTATCCattttgaagaaaaaagaaaacaacaaaCCCCACAACTTGCATAGGTGCTCTCCTCTGCTGATGAAAGTTGGAAAAGTGTGGGCCATTAAACTAAGCAGCCAACTTCAGAAATCAGTAAAGCCTCATGGAATAGCAAGATATTGCCATCAATCTTTTTGCACTAATAAACCTCTTGGTTGACAGAAAACATTATTGACATTGATGAGGACCTGTTTTCATTATTCGGTTCTGCATCATCTTCTATTTCATCCTCGTCTTCAATAGGAATGTCTTCACTGTAATCATCTAATGAACCAACAGGAAAAACGATGTCaccttaagaaattttaatggatTTAGCTTAATCAACCTATATGAGGCAAATTTATAGCattatgtatgatatgcacagaTGCTCAAAACATTAGGCGCATTCTATGTTCTACCTTGATTGAAAGCAAATGATCAATTATCTATCCTATTACGCTATATGAGAGAGCATCAGCACCATATTAAACACGAGAAGCAAAAGGTATTCCTAGAATCATGTATACTCTAGGTTTGACTGCATCACAACGAAGATTAACTAAAAGCCGCCAAGAACTGTATAACGGGACAATGCATCAAAACTGAGTGGGCAAGGTAAATAGAAAACTCTTTACCTTTTCGAGGCAATGAAGCAGGAGTATCCCTGGCGTCTGATGCATTATCAAGAACATAAGGAAGATCTAGCAATTCCAAGAAAGATACAGTCTGAGGATTATGGGGAGAACCTACACAAGGtgagaaaattttaataattaaaaaggaAATTGACCAAAAACAAATTGCAAAAGTCATGAATATTCTAGTTGCAATTCTAAATAAATAAGAATGCATTTGCTAACCAACAATTAATTGAGCTAAACAAAGATAAAAAATGATGGATAGTGATTTGGACTGACTGTGACAGTAATATCGAGATGCCTAATCATGACAGTGATAAGTGGCATAAATATGCAAACATACATGGTGAGTTTCTTAAATCCAAAAGATAAAACCATTAATGGAGATACTTTTAGCACCTCAAAGAAGGAAAAGCATCAAAATATCACCATATTATTTACCAGAAAAAAGTAGTGTTTGTAACTGAATGAGAGGGGTTGTGAGGTGGAGCTGTTTGAGAAAATTCACAAGGTTTGGCTCCTCTGTCTTCTATCCTGCTCTTAACCCATTGACGACAATCTTGCATGTCGAGCTGTGTTCTCCTACATATTAGAACAGCAGTTGTCAGCTCACTAGTTCTTGTAGAGTAATAGTACTTGCAAAAATAGAAAATTGCacattttcaaataaaatattagtCCACCCCAcccaaaaaagaaagaaggagcgAGATGAGTGTCATGGTCAAAACAACATGGTCAAAACAAAAATGTCATATATACATACACCCAAAGTCTCCACATCGGAAGGTAAAGGAAAGACAGAATTTTCATGTTATTGCCAGCCATTCTTCATCATATTGAACCTCATAAGGTCCTGGATCAGATTCAATATCAACAATCTAAAAGATCAGAGAAAGACAGAATTCATTTATTAGCTTCCAGCAAAGACCAAAAGAAAGAACCTAAATGAAATGGTCAAAACTTATGATACATACCTGCAAGAACTTGAGCCCTGGAAGGCATTTATCGAGTGCAAGAAATTTTGTCACTTGACCACCCTCTTCATGTTCAACAAGAGCGGTGAATTTACAGTGCAAGTGAGCTGAAAACCAATATGATGGTTTGAGTTTTTCGAGCAGCTGAGCAGCAGGCTTGCTTCCAATAGTTCCTTGCTGGATCTAGGAAATATGTTTCAACCAACAAGCAACCAGAAATGGTCAACAAGAGTTCCTTTTCTTCATATGTTCTAGCTTGGGATTTTGATAGTTGCTTGACCATTTCAGCTTTGAAAAGGGGGTGACTTACAATTCCCATAAATAATTGTAAATCAAAATCCCCAAGCTAGGACATATGAAGAAAAGGGGGTGACTTACAATTCCCATAAATAATTGGAAGCTTCATGATTTCCACCAATAAAAATGGTGGAAACTGGGGCAACCTCCTCACCTGAATAGTATATCCAGAATGACTTCCATCTCCCTATATTTTGGAGGCACATTGAGGCTATCCATATCTCTTTCATTCCTGACTGCCTAAGTtgcaaagggaaaaaaaaaaattaagttcatATAAAAAATGAGTATTTGGAAAGTGacaaattttcatataaaaacaGCAAATTGAAGGGAGAAAGTGAGAGTGTGAGAGAAAGAACGTGGAAATCACCGCAACAAAGGAGGAGGTCGATTTTGATGTTGGAGTATTTTCGATGTATTTAATGGTCTCGTAGACCTTGTCGAGATCTCCATGCATGCACCCTTCGAGATCTCCATGTTGCGAGTATTTTGGACACAATATTATGGTAGGGTTTGAGAAAAACTGAAAACCTTAGGTTTTTTTCTTAATGACGTTATTCACCATTTTAGCcttctaaattttttatatatttctttaacatttttgtTACTTCAATTTTTATTCACATTTTGGTACTAAATTATCAATTTTGGTATCTAACCACTAACATCTATCGTTTCCAATAAGGAATGAAACAGTGATTCTCTAAAGGTGAAACCAAAAACCATGACAAAAACACACAGAAAATAGAAGTAAAAAGAAGCATACATATTAAACTAAAAACAGAGATGAAAAGGCAAAGACAAAGGATTTATAGAGcaggaaaaaaaaatcataaaaatacccACTGACATACAAGTAAAAAAGCATCAACCAATAAGcaaattaaaattatgttaatCTAAGGATTGAGACTAGAACCTATTCATTTAAAAGATTACaactcaatttcccttcatgtaAGGCTAGGTAACACAGATGAATATAATTCTATCTTTAACCAAAATCAGAGTATTTTCACCACATggatatatcaataatcacacaAAACTTCCCATTCAGCTGATATACAGAGATACCATGGTCTACCTAAAACTTCCAATCAAAATCCATTTGCAAATCATACCCAACAGAACTCAGACAATCCCaacaattttaaagaaaatataccCAATACTTATGACTAATTCAAGCACCTAGCagtatgaaaaagaaaagaaaacatatATGCATACACGAATCATGACAACCTCCACCGTAAATGATCATGAAGGCCAAATCGACAAAAACCTTTGCAATTAGCAAATCGGTTGAAATTCTCCAATTCTTATCAATATCAACAAGCATCccaattagattattattatttttttaaaactaaaGTACAGACTTTTGGAGAAAACTAAGAAACAGAATGTCACAACTCACAACGAATTAAAATGACGTGTTATTACCATCCAGAAAAACTACCAAATAAACTCTACATGCGTCACAACTCCCACCGGGTTCCTAGAACTAAAATCAAGCCAACACAGATGCAGTAAACAATTTACATACGGATGCTTTTTGTTTAGGCAATTAGTATTCTGCTAAGCAAAGATTTAAAAGAAATAGATAATAAGACAAAAGCTATAATATTAAACAGAGTGAAACAAACAATCCAAAAATAAAGAACAACATATAGTAGACGATAAACAAACAAAAATGAAGAACAAGACCGACATCTATAGATCTGAAAGACGGAACAAAACAGTATTTCTAAAGCCGAAAACCAAAAACCCTAAGAAAAATCCACTGAAATACAAGTAAAAAAGCATGGAGCTGAAACTAAAAAAGAGATTGATACCTGAAATGAGTCTCCGTTGAAGCAGCGAATTTCAAAAATCACAAGAACCAGAAAAGCCAGAGAAAACTTAGGGTTTTTCACGAAAACTCTCTTCCTACTCTAGCGTGTCTTTTTTTGGCCTGTGGATACCAAAAGCTAAAAAAGAATGACAGGAAAACGTTGAAAAGAGAGTGAGAGAGAATCTTCGAAGAAATGGGGGGCAATGGACTGGATAGATATATTTGAGGATTTAAATTTCGAATGATGGGAAGGAAGCTGGCCCGATCGGAGGTAAGACACTGGAAAGTGTGTGGAGGAAGCGGCAGCGCTTTCGTAGAAAGGAGAATAAAGGAGGAAGAgtggaaaagaagaaaaatagtaGAAAAAAGGGGAAAAGAGGAGAGAATCAAGGGAGAACCGAACGTGAGAGAGATGAATGAAGAAagagtttttatattatttattttgaaaacggtttgaatttaatttaattttttgaaaaaatatcgGACTGGAtattaaaataactaaataaatagTATATACACAAAACTGGATAAAACCCAAAGTAAgagaacaaaataataataaaagggccCATCTGACTAACTAAATGAAGGCCCAAAATCAGTCCAGTACATTGGGTATAACCTAACCTCCATAACCCAGTAACCAAAACTTAAGCGGTCCACAGCCACAAACACTAAAACGAAAGCCCAAAAACACCAGCCCAACCGCAAACTCTAAGCCTCAAACCGAAGCCCCAAGCCTCAAACCCTTAAACCCCTAAACCGGGATATCCCGGGAATGGGATATCCCCCAACCGGGATGCCGGTGAATAGGATATCCCTGCCAGGAATAACTACAACAGGTATCCCGGTTCAAACACGTAAAATATCTGAACCGGTTACTAAAACAGCTGAACCGGGCACCAAAAATACTGAACCGGAACGGGATATAATGCAGATATCCTTGGAATTATTTATCGCGGAAAGGGATATCCCCATCACAGAACAAGAATGAATATAAACTAGAACAAAACACCAGAAAAATCTACTCCCAGGCAAGCTAACCCAATATCACAGTACTTACTAAAACGTCGTCGCGAGAATATCTAACGTCAAATTctctgaaaatattaaaaaactcagtatgattttattagttttttcttaaatataaagtttttacttgttgaaaaagggaaaatcaagagaaTAAAAGGGAAAGAAACGAGAAAATGTTTCCATTTATTTTCTGCTAATCAGTTAGGGTTTTAGGGTAGATACTTGTATAGTTGATAGAAACATATCTTCGCTATAAAATCTCATAAATAGGACTGAAAGATTTGTAAGAAAATGTCCTTAAATACAGAGGGAAACAAACAATCGAAAAAAAATAGAACACACACCAAGTGATAAACTATCAAAAAAAATGAGGACATCACAAGATTTAAAAAGACGAATATAAGCAGTGTTTCATAAGGCTGAACACCAACACGAATAACAAAAACACAATGAAAAAACTAAAAAAGAAGCATAAATCTGAAAACTAAAACAGAGATGAAAACTTGTTCTAAAGATGAAAACCACAATACCCACAGAAATAAGAGAAGATAAGCATAGGTCTGAAACTAAAAAAGACGTGAAAAGAAAAAGTTAGTCGAAGTGAAAATCATACCTGAAATTACAATCCGATGAAGGGTGGGATTTCAATATCCTGCTGTAGCAAGTGTGTTGTTTTGGCACGTGGTTACacaaaagctaaaaaaaaaagatgatcaGGAAAAAAATGGAATGAGACCCAGATAGAATCTGCGTATTAAAGAAAGGgaggaagaaaataaaaataaaataaaaaacaaaagaaaaagaaagtaaaaatCCCATCATTGACCTTCGAGTGATCCATTTTCCATTCACGGATTTCATACATGCGGAGCAGCGTTTCAAAGGTCCATATATCTGTGCATATTACAAGAGATAAATACAATTTATTCTAATTGttgaagaaaataaaacaaaattcattcaacTCTACACATCATCAGTAATGGGAAGATTATTATACCACAACAGTACCTTTGAAAAACTCAACACCAAGGTTTTCTGCAACAAAATTGAGGTCTCTCAAAACTGTGAACTTGTTCATCTTGTTGAGCCAACAGGCTTTTAGTGTAAAAACTAAGCTACACCAGGCAAGCCAAAAGTATCTGCAAGGAATATCAATGGGATATTGATAGGCATATAACTTAAGTCCGACACAAAACTAGACTATAAGAAAGTGAAGTTGAAATAAAACTGACACTAGCATAAGGATACTTCTTTACTTTTCACTCGCTCTCCCAAAATGAAAAACCTAAGGCTTTGCTCGATTGCAGAAATCTAAAAGAAAACAGCAAACGGGACCATGTTTCCAACAAAGCACATCATTATTTCCATTCGACACTAGTATCCCATGAATGCAAAAATGGACATTAACCCATTAAGATAATAGGGTACCTAAAAAATGCCAGGATACCTATATTTCCTCCGCAAGAACTTTCGTGCAATAAAATAGCAATGACAACTCTTCTTACTTTGCCAAACCAAAGCCCTGCCATCTTATCATACCAAATTTGTCAAGCAGGAAAATATACCTTCAAACAAGTGAAAAAGCATCTTCTCAGACTAACAAAACAGAACTGTATGAATATTAGTTATGTTATTGATTCGGATATAAGAAACTTTTGATTAGCCAGTTATAAGGTTCAGTATCTTAAGTTCCTTTCGGAAGTAATAATGATCACCAAATGAATAAAGAATACACCTCTGAAGAGCATCCTTCGCTCCATCACTAGATTTCCTCATAAATCGAAGAAGCAGTCGTTTAATGGGATTCAAGCATAAGAACCAAGAGTCTATAAAAGATACATGATAACAACAAATATATTATCATTTAGCAACACATAATAATTTCCAAACACGAGTATTTTAACGAATAacttatataaaacataaaatcagCTGCCAAGAATTTCCATTCAAATACAGTAAATAAAAGGACAACTGCATTATTAATTATAGGCTGATCTGATGAGCTATAAGCTCAACTAGGACTGTCATAACTCATAAGTCATACCAGCATGGTTATCTTCTATTCTTGTTCGCTGTTTTATttgtttgttattattattgactACAGATGCATGTAACTATAACTTCTTTCTAGCAACAGAAAACTGAGAATAGTTGATTCACCACACATGCCAAAAAGGAATGAAAAGTTAAATAGCAAAAATATAGAACCTCATTTAGCTGCAGGCTCTTGGACTCACTAAAGGCGTCATAAAAAGGCTTGCTCCAAGAATCGACCATAGCCTGACAAGGAAAAGGAGTTAAaatgcatcatcaacaacaatAACCAGaaacaagagaaaagaaaagttagcAACCAACAACATCTTTTGTTTCTCATGTTTTTGTTGTTTTCATGATTGCAATTTAGTGCTAACCCCTCCATCGCCATGGAGTCGCTGATATGCCTCTTTATCACAATTTTAAAGCAATGCACTATCTATTCAACATTCTCTTATCATGATAAAAATGGAAGATTTATAACATCATTAAGAAATACataaatttaatccaaaacaaacATAGAAAAGGAAACCATACCTGAGAGTTTGCTCTAAATGATAGACAGACTAAAGATGCTTCAGGGACAGCCAACTTGCTAGCATCAACGCCACTTGCATCAAAAACAATCAGCAGCTTTGATTTTCTACCATCAGAATATATAACATCCACGGCAGGAAACTTCCTTGCTGCAATTCCGGGAATTAGAATCTTATTTGCCAGTGCAATCtgccagaaaaaaaaaaaaaaaaaaaaacccgctAACAATTAAAATGTTTACAGAAAGTACCATTAATTTTACTCAGAAATCAGTCGCAATTCAACTAATTTGAACAGATTTGCAAATGATATAGCCTAGATGTATATAAAAAGAACAAATCAGTTAATACCTTACCACCGTTTTGTTTTAGCTCAGATATATCATCAAAATATCCTCTATTCAATTCATCATCACTGCCctaaatcaaattaaaacaattatttatattaaatcttATGTAAACGATTTTGAAGAACCGAATTCTCGCACACTTTAACAGCTTTCATAATATCATGCCTCTCATGTACAATAATCAAATCTCCATCTCTAATGCAGCGATTGAAAGATATCTTCATTGAGGAATCAATAAGCAATATCCTTAAAAGACGGAAAACACATTCAATTGAATACACAGATGATGTTGGACTAAAATGCAATTTTTGTACCAAATTTTACTCCCCAAAACAAAAATATTTACCACATATCCAAAGTTCCATTAAGAATAAACTATCACCTAGAATGCCAGGAAGACCCGAATTCATTAATATATACAAAAGAGGAAAACAGTAAGCCAAATTCATTAATATTTGAAGATTTGTTATAAAAGCagaagaaaagaggaagaaaaagaaaacaaaagagggagatcaagagagagagagagaaaaggcAAATAAATGGGGTTAGATGTAGATTGAAGAGATACTTAACAACTAGGGGTAGATGTAGATGTCAGATTTGAGGAAAACAGTAAGCGGAAAGCCATCATTGCAACTTCCTACTTCTTTTTTCACTGCCAATTCCACTTCCTGATA contains:
- the LOC108466430 gene encoding uncharacterized protein LOC108466430 encodes the protein MVDSWSKPFYDAFSESKSLQLNEMAGLWFGKVRRVVIAILLHESSCGGNIGILAFFRYFWLAWCSLVFTLKACWLNKMNKFTVLRDLNFVAENLGVEFFKDIWTFETLLRMYEIREWKMDHSKLLCNHVPKQHTCYSRILKSHPSSDCNFRQSGMKEIWIASMCLQNIGRWKSFWIYYSAHLHCKFTALVEHEEGGQVTKFLALDKCLPGLKFLQIVDIESDPGPYEVQYDEEWLAIT